A genomic region of Brevibacillus sp. JNUCC-41 contains the following coding sequences:
- the rlmD gene encoding 23S rRNA (uracil(1939)-C(5))-methyltransferase RlmD — MTNIQDTKLEVNQTLPLTIKRLGINGEGVGYFKKKVVFVPGALPGEEIVALVTKVQPNFTEAKIKTIRKESPHRIAAPCPVYAECGGCQLQHLSYAQQLIEKRDIVIQAMERHYKFPVSSLNVRETIGMEDPWNYRNKSQYQVGQKDGKLIAGLYGLNSHTLIDIPNCLVQHKATNKVTRTVKKILKNLNISIYNERKRKGVIRTVITRVGFETGEVQVVLVTGAEEIPQKDQLLKQIRDQLPEVKSVVQNINNRNTSLIFGEKTIHLAGEKVINETLGDLSYELSARTFFQLNPVQTVRLYDEVKKAAALTGTEKVVDAYCGVGTIGLWLSENAKEVRGMDVIKESIEDAKKNAKKHKRNNVYYETGKAENILPRWTKEGWKPDVLVVDPPRSGCDQSLLQTILKVKPKTIVYVSCNPSTLAKDLQELGSSYSVEAMQPVDMFPQTSHVEVVTSLKLIEE; from the coding sequence ATGACAAACATTCAAGATACAAAACTGGAAGTGAATCAAACCCTTCCCCTTACGATTAAACGGCTTGGCATTAACGGGGAGGGAGTAGGTTATTTCAAAAAGAAAGTCGTCTTCGTCCCAGGTGCATTGCCTGGTGAAGAAATTGTAGCTTTGGTCACAAAGGTTCAGCCAAACTTCACCGAGGCGAAAATAAAAACCATCCGTAAAGAATCACCGCATCGCATTGCAGCGCCATGTCCAGTTTACGCTGAATGCGGCGGATGTCAGTTACAGCATTTAAGCTATGCCCAGCAGCTAATTGAAAAACGCGATATCGTCATTCAAGCGATGGAACGTCATTATAAATTCCCAGTTTCTTCATTAAATGTAAGAGAAACAATCGGCATGGAAGATCCTTGGAATTACCGCAACAAAAGTCAGTACCAAGTCGGCCAAAAAGATGGCAAATTGATTGCTGGCCTTTACGGCTTGAATTCCCACACACTGATCGATATCCCGAATTGCCTTGTACAGCATAAGGCAACAAATAAGGTAACGCGGACAGTGAAAAAAATACTAAAGAACCTGAACATCTCGATTTATAACGAAAGAAAAAGAAAAGGTGTGATCCGTACGGTCATCACACGGGTAGGATTTGAAACGGGTGAAGTGCAGGTTGTCCTCGTTACTGGTGCGGAGGAAATTCCACAAAAAGACCAGTTGCTTAAACAAATTCGTGACCAACTGCCAGAAGTGAAATCGGTCGTTCAAAACATCAACAACCGGAACACATCACTTATCTTTGGCGAAAAAACGATTCACCTGGCAGGCGAAAAAGTCATCAACGAAACATTGGGTGACCTATCATACGAACTATCAGCCCGTACATTCTTCCAGCTTAACCCGGTCCAAACTGTTCGCTTATATGATGAAGTGAAAAAAGCGGCAGCCTTAACCGGCACGGAAAAAGTGGTTGACGCTTATTGCGGTGTCGGGACCATTGGCCTGTGGCTGTCCGAAAATGCCAAGGAAGTCAGAGGAATGGACGTCATTAAAGAATCCATTGAGGACGCCAAGAAAAATGCAAAAAAACATAAACGGAACAATGTATACTATGAAACAGGCAAAGCCGAGAATATCCTTCCACGCTGGACCAAAGAAGGCTGGAAACCGGACGTATTGGTCGTCGACCCGCCAAGATCCGGCTGTGATCAATCGTTACTGCAGACAATCTTGAAAGTTAAACCGAAAACCATTGTGTACGTATCATGCAACCCGTCCACATTGGCGAAGGACTTACAAGAACTGGGCTCTTCTTATAGTGTGGAGGCCATGCAGCCGGTGGACATGTTCCCTCAGACGAGCCATGTTGAAGTAGTGACCTCATTGAAGCTGATTGAAGAATAA